A stretch of Pseudochaenichthys georgianus chromosome 2, fPseGeo1.2, whole genome shotgun sequence DNA encodes these proteins:
- the abcb11b gene encoding bile salt export pump, translated as MPSGSVKLHSIKKLGQENNSYEEEEPAGSYANNTTPKAEKDDGKEEQPAIRVGFFQLFRYASCNEVLMMVMGGVCAVLHGSAQPLMLLVFGLLTDTFIEYDIELNELKDERKECVNNTIQWKNHTGMNQSEWTIMDNKTIPCGILNIEYEMTNFALYYVGIGAAVFVLGYFQISLWVRSAAKQIQLIRNLYFRQVMRMEIGWFDCTSVGELNTRMSDDINKINDAIADQVAIFLQRFTTFVCGFCVGFVKGWKLTLVIVAASPLIGVGAGLMALFVAKLTGMELQAYAKAGAVADEVLTSIRTVAAFGGEAKEVQRYDRNLISAQRWGIRKGLIMGFFTGYMWLIVFLCYGLAFWYGSSLVLDTEEYTPGTLLQVFFGVLIAALNLGQTSPCLEAFASGRGAATIIFETIEREPQIDCLSEAGYKLEKVKGDIEFHNVTFNYPSRPDVKILDQLSVAVKSAETTAFVGPSGAGKSTAIQLIQRFYDPKEGMVTLDGHDIRGLNIQWLRSLIGIVEQEPVLFATTIAENIRYGRPDIPMEDVIGAAKQANAYNFIMDLPQKFDTLVGAGGGQMSGGQKQRIAIARALVRKPRILLLDMATSALDNESEATVQEALDKVRTGRTTITIAHRLSTIKNADVIVGFEHGRAVESGKHNELLERKGIYFTLVTLQSQGDKALNEKARQMVVEDEVPEKLHLSRAGSYRASLRASIRQRSRSQLSNLIPESSVSIAGELGPRAYADKSKEDIAEEEEEEFVEPAPVARILKYNAPEWPYMLFGSFGAAINGGVNPVYSLLFSQILATFSLTDTVAQRKEIDGICVFFVMVGVVSFFTQILQAYAFSKSGELLTRRLRRLGFQAMLGQEVGWFDDHKNSPGALTTRLATDASEVQGATGAQIGMIVNSLTNIGVAILMSFYFSWKLTMLILCFLPFIALSGAFQARMLTVFAKQDKQAMEIAGQISGEALNNIRTIAGLGKERTFVELYAAQLHAPYEAALKKAKVYGACYGFSQCVVFLTNSASYRFGGYLVRQEGLHFSLVFRVISAIVTSGTALGRASSYTPEYAKAKISAARFFQLLDRVPQISVYSDKGDKWDNFQGNIEFIDCNFTYPTRPDIQVLNGLNVSVKQGQTLAFVGSSGCGKSTSVQLLERFYDPDHGRVLIDGHDSTGVSVPFLRSKIGIVSQEPILFDCSIEENIKYGDNSREISMNEVISASKKAQLHSFVMGLPEKYQTNVGAQGSQLSRGQKQRIAIARAIIRDPKILLLDEATSALDTESEKTVQEALDKAREGRTCIVIAHRLSTIQNSDIIAVMSRGYVIEKGAHDQLMALKGAYYKLVTTGAPIS; from the exons ATGCCGTCTGGATCAGTGAAATTGCACAGCATTAAAAAACTGGGACAGGAGAACAACAGCTATGAAGAAGAAG AACCAGCTGGCTCCTATGC GAACAACACAACTCCCAAGGCTGAGAA GGATGATGGAAAGGAGGAGCAACCGGCGATACGGGTCGGCTTCTTTCAGCTG TTCCGTTACGCCAGCTGCAACGAGGTGCTGATGATGGTGATGGGGGGCGTCTGCGCGGTGCTGCACGGCTCGGCGCAGCCCCTCATGCTGCTGGTGTTCGGCCTGCTCACCGACACCTTCATAGAATACGACATTGAGCTGAACGAGCTGAAAGACGAGAGGAAGGAGTGTGTGAACAACACCATCCAGTGGAAGAACCACACTGGCATGAACCAGTCAGAATGGACTATAATGgacaataaaacaatcccatGTGG GATTCTCAACATTGAATATGAGATGACCAATTTTGCCTTGTACTACGTTGGAATTGGAGCAGCGGTGTTCGTGCTGGGATACTTTCAG ATCTCCCTGTGGGTGAGGTCGGCTGCCAAGCAGATCCAGCTCATCAGGAACCTGTACTTCAGACAGGTGATGAGGATGGAGATCGGCTGGTTCGACTGCACCTCTGTGGGGGAGCTCAACACCCGCATGTCCGA TGACATCAACAAGATCAACGATGCCATTGCGGATCAAGTCGCCATCTTCCTTCAGCGCTTCACCACCTTTGTGTGTGGCTTCTGCGTTGGCTTTGTGAAGGGATGGAAGTTAACGCTAGTTATTGTGGCAGCGAGCCCACTGATCGGTGTTGGAGCAGGTCTCATGGCCCTG TTTGTAGCTAAGCTAACGGGGATGGAGCTTCAGGCCTACGCTAAAGCTGGAGCTGTAGCAGACGAGGTCCTCACCTCCATCAGGACTGTGGCTGCTTTTGGTGGGGAGGCAAAGGAGGTGCAGAG GTACGACAGGAACCTGATCTCAGCGCAGCGCTGGGGCATCAGGAAGGGTCTGATCATGGGGTTCTTCACTGGATACATGTGGCTGATCGTATTTCTGTGCTATGGGCTGGCCTTTTGGTATGGCTCCAGCCTCGTGTTGGACACCGAAGAATACACACCAGGAACACTACTGCAG GTGTTCTTTGGTGTTCTGATAGCAGCCCTGAATCTGGGACAGACCTCCCCGTGCCTGGAGGCTTTTGCTTCAGGACGTGGAGCTGCCACCATCATCTTTGAGACTATTGAGAGA GAGCCGCAGATTGATTGTCTCTCTGAGGCTGGCTATAAGCTGGAAAAGGTGAAAGGAGATATTGAGTTTCACAATGTGACCTTCAACTACCCCTCCAGACCGGATGTCAAG ATCCTGGACCAGCTCAGTGTTGCCGTGAAGTCGGCGGAGACCACAGCCTTTGTGGGTCCGAGTGGAGCCGGTAAAAGCACGGCTATTCAGCTCATCCAGCGCTTCTACGACCCGAAAGAGGGCATG GTGACCCTGGACGGGCATGACATTAGAGGGCTGAACATCCAATGGCTGCGCTCGCTGATAGGCATCGTGGAGCAGGAGCCCGTGCTGTTCGCCACTACCATCGCAGAGAACATACGCTACGGCCGGCCCGACATCCCCATGGAGGACGTCATCGGTGCTGCCAAACAGGCCAACGCATACAACTTCATCATGGACCTGCCACAG AAATTTGACACCTTGGTCGGGGCGGGTGGAGGTCAGATGAGCGGCGGTCAGAAGCAGCGTATTGCCATCGCTCGAGCTCTGGTCAGGAAGCCTCGGATCCTGCTGCTGGACATGGCAACCTCTGCCCTCGACAACGAGAGCGAGGCTACGGTTCAAGAAGCTTTGGATAAA GTACGTACGGGTCGCACCACCATCACCATCGCTCACCGGCTGTCCACCATAAAGAACGCTGATGTGATCGTGGGCTTTGAGCACGGCCGGGCTGTGGAGAGTGGCAAACACAACGAGCTGCTGGAGAGGAAGGGGATCTACTTCACTCTGGTCACCCTGCAGAGCCAAGGGGACAAGGCTCTGAATGAGAAGGCTCGACAAA TGGTTGTCGAGGATGAAGTACCAGAGAAGCTGCATCTGTCCAGAGCAGGCAGCTACCGGGCCAGCTTGAG AGCCTCTATCCGCCAGCGTTCTCGATCGCAGCTGTCCAATCTGATCCCAGAGTCTTCTGTTTCAATCGCTGGAGAGCTTGGCCCCAGAGCCTACGCTGACAAatccaag gaggACATcgcagaagaggaggaggaggaatttgTGGAGCCTGCTCCTGTCGCCAGGATCCTGAAGTACAACGCACCCGAGTGGCCTTACATGCTTTTTGGATCCTTTGGGGCTGCCATAAACGGAGGAGTGAACCCGGTGTACTCTCTCCTGTTCAGTCAAATCCTGGCG acattCTCCCTGACGGATACTGTGGCTCAGAGGAAGGAGATCGATGGTATCTGTGTGTTCTTTGTCATGGTCGGCGTGGTCTCTTTCTTCACCCAGATCCTGCAG GCCTATGCTTTCTCCAAGTCTGGAGAGCTGCTGACCCGCAGGCTACGTCGCCTGGGCTTCCAAGCCATGCTGGGCCAAGAGGTGGGTTGGTTTGATGATCACAAGAACAGCCCCGGAGCTCTGACCACGCGCCTCGCCACTGATGCCTCTGAAGTTCAAGGA GCCACAGGCGCGCAGATCGGCATGATCGTGAACTCTCTGACGAACATTGGCGTGGCCATCCTCATGTCCTTCTACTTCAGCTGGAAGCTCACGATGCTCATCCTGTGCTTCCTGCCCTTCATCGCCCTGTCAGGGGCATTCCAGGCTAGGATGCTAACGGTGTTCGCCAAGCAGGACAAGCAGGCGATGGAGATCGCCGGACAG ATTTCCGGCGAGGCATTGAACAACATCCGCACCATCGCCGGCCTAGGGAAAGAGAGGACTTTTGTGGAGCTGTACGCGGCGCAGCTACACGCTCCGTACGAGGCGGCCCTGAAGAAAGCCAAGGTGTACGGAGCCTGCTACGGCTTCTCACAGTGCGTCGTGTTCCTAACCAACTCCGCCTCCTACAGGTTCGGAGGTTACTTGGTGCGACAGGAGGGGCTCCATTTCAGCTTGGTGTTCAG GGTCATCTCAGCCATCGTCACCAGTGGCACAGCCCTCGGTCGAGCCTCGTCTTACACACCGGAATACGCCAAGGCCAAGATCTCAGCGGCTCGTTTCTTCCAGCTGCTGGACCGCGTGCCTCAGATCAGCGTGTACAGCGATAAGGGAGATAAATGG GATAACTTCCAGGGGAACATTGAGTTCATTGACTGTAATTTCACCTACCCCACCAGGCCGGACATCCAGGTCCTGAATGGGCTGAATGTGTCGGTGAAGCAGGGCCAGACGCTGGCCTTCGTGGGCAGCAGCGGCTGTGGGAAGAGCACCAGCGTCCAGCTGCTGGAGAGGTTCTACGACCCGGACCACGGCCGAGTG CTGATAGACGGCCATGACTCGACGGGTGTCAGCGTGCCCTTCCTGCGCTCTAAGATTGGCATCGTGTCCCAGGAGCCCATCCTGTTCGACTGCAGCATCGAAGAGAACATCAAGTACGGCGACAACTCGCGGGAAATCAGCATGAACGAGGTCATCTCTGCCTCCAAGAAAGCCCAGCTCCACAGCTTCGTCATGGGGCTTCCTGAG